One stretch of Paenibacillus sp. FSL R5-0341 DNA includes these proteins:
- the yycF gene encoding response regulator YycF — MQGKILVVDDEQPIADILKFNLEKEGYEVICAFDGIRAVELALSEKPDLMLLDLMLPGKDGMDVCREVRAHLEMPIIMLTAKDGEIDKVLGLELGADDYVTKPFSTRELLARVKAQMRRRQKLAITAEAHEDEEKQVMRLFDLAFDMDMYTAYKGGEPLDLTHREYELLYYMAKHSGKVMTREHLLQAVWGYEYFGDVRTVDVTIRRLREKIEENPSKPETILTRRGLGYLVRSAKSVGI, encoded by the coding sequence ATGCAGGGGAAGATTTTGGTGGTGGACGATGAACAGCCCATCGCGGACATTCTGAAGTTTAATTTGGAAAAAGAGGGGTACGAGGTCATCTGTGCATTCGATGGCATTCGTGCGGTTGAACTGGCACTATCCGAGAAACCGGATCTGATGCTGCTGGATCTGATGCTCCCGGGCAAGGACGGTATGGATGTATGTCGTGAGGTGCGCGCTCATCTGGAGATGCCGATCATCATGCTTACCGCCAAGGATGGCGAGATCGACAAGGTGCTCGGGCTCGAATTGGGTGCGGATGATTACGTGACGAAGCCATTCAGTACGCGTGAGCTGCTTGCACGGGTGAAGGCACAGATGCGCAGACGGCAAAAGCTTGCCATTACGGCAGAAGCGCACGAAGACGAAGAGAAGCAGGTCATGCGGCTGTTTGATCTTGCTTTTGATATGGATATGTATACGGCTTACAAAGGCGGAGAACCACTCGATCTGACCCACCGTGAATATGAACTTCTCTATTATATGGCGAAGCATTCCGGCAAGGTGATGACACGGGAACATCTGCTGCAAGCAGTATGGGGATATGAATATTTCGGCGATGTACGTACCGTGGATGTCACGATCCGTCGTCTGCGTGAGAAGATTGAGGAGAATCCGAGCAAACCGGAAACGATTCTGACTCGCCGCGGGCTCGGTTATCTCGTGCGCAGTGCCAAAAGCGTGGGGATATAA
- a CDS encoding peptidoglycan DD-metalloendopeptidase family protein, with protein MKGFRGIRQPGKDRVHEQSGEHRTAEDKNNMSMSTFSVNRKRVLASRKWIITAACGVFIAASIGFAGKQYVTANTVPYYKVMVKGSEIGTIADEAQLQQLFTDKTEEYQNKYPDAEMVLNTDGITTETVKAYKPEVNSDETLDKLGDMLTAYAKGVELKVDGEVIGIVKDQATADAILEQVQNKYISASAVRSSLKTKSVSANSSKKEEGPSTTLKSVGIKEDVATDVVKADPNKIWDVSEAVKALTVGKDAPVTYVVREGDTISSIASKYEITQSEIRQHNPGIKETSLQIGDELTLTVPKPAVTVKSVEQVVEQIEIKPQVEVRKSAELKAGTTKVVRPGQSGLKNMQYRITKENGEVVQEEWLGQEVIKVAVTEVVLSGTKVVGEGSGEFAWPVSNATMSSSFGQRWGRQHKGVDLVGNRDVKSSDEGVVTFAGQKSGYGNVIIINHRNGYETLYGHLNSIGVKVGQVVEKGESIGVMGNTGRSTGTHLHFEILKNGTAENPMTYLN; from the coding sequence ATGAAAGGTTTCAGAGGCATACGCCAACCGGGCAAAGACCGGGTACACGAACAATCCGGGGAACACCGGACGGCCGAAGACAAAAACAACATGAGCATGTCCACCTTCAGTGTGAATAGGAAGCGCGTTCTGGCCTCGCGCAAATGGATCATTACAGCAGCATGCGGTGTATTCATCGCGGCATCGATCGGATTCGCAGGCAAACAATATGTTACTGCAAATACCGTCCCGTACTATAAAGTCATGGTTAAAGGTAGCGAGATTGGTACCATTGCGGATGAAGCACAACTACAACAACTGTTTACAGACAAAACTGAGGAATATCAAAATAAATATCCGGATGCAGAGATGGTGCTGAACACGGATGGCATCACAACCGAAACGGTAAAAGCGTACAAACCTGAAGTGAACAGTGACGAAACGCTGGATAAACTGGGTGACATGCTGACAGCTTACGCCAAAGGTGTGGAGCTCAAGGTAGACGGTGAAGTCATTGGCATTGTGAAGGATCAGGCGACAGCTGATGCGATCCTGGAACAAGTGCAGAACAAGTACATATCGGCATCGGCAGTGCGCAGTTCACTTAAGACGAAGTCGGTATCGGCTAATTCCTCGAAGAAAGAAGAGGGACCGAGTACAACATTGAAGTCGGTAGGTATCAAGGAAGATGTAGCGACGGATGTGGTGAAGGCTGATCCAAACAAAATATGGGATGTGTCCGAGGCGGTTAAAGCATTAACCGTTGGTAAAGACGCGCCTGTAACTTATGTGGTTCGTGAAGGAGATACGATCTCTTCGATCGCTTCCAAGTATGAAATTACACAAAGTGAGATTCGCCAGCATAATCCGGGCATCAAGGAAACATCGCTTCAAATTGGAGACGAACTGACCTTGACCGTGCCTAAACCAGCAGTAACCGTTAAATCGGTCGAGCAGGTGGTTGAGCAGATTGAGATTAAACCGCAAGTGGAAGTACGCAAAAGTGCTGAGTTGAAAGCAGGCACAACCAAAGTCGTGCGTCCAGGTCAAAGTGGTCTGAAAAATATGCAGTATCGTATAACGAAAGAAAATGGCGAAGTGGTTCAGGAAGAGTGGCTTGGCCAGGAAGTGATTAAAGTCGCCGTAACCGAAGTGGTTCTTAGCGGAACAAAAGTCGTTGGTGAGGGCTCAGGTGAATTTGCTTGGCCGGTATCGAATGCAACGATGAGCAGCAGCTTTGGACAGCGTTGGGGTCGTCAACATAAAGGGGTCGATCTGGTAGGTAACCGGGATGTGAAATCATCCGACGAAGGCGTGGTTACTTTTGCAGGACAGAAGAGTGGCTATGGTAATGTCATCATTATTAACCATCGTAATGGATATGAAACATTGTATGGTCATCTGAACAGCATCGGTGTGAAGGTTGGACAAGTGGTTGAAAAAGGGGAGAGCATCGGCGTTATGGGTAACACCGGACGCTCGACTGGAACCCATCTACACTTCGAGATCCTGAAGAACGGCACAGCGGAGAATCCGATGACGTATTTGAACTAA
- a CDS encoding adenylosuccinate synthase gives MSTVVVVGTQWGDEGKGKITDYLAESADVVARYQGGNNAGHTILIDNKKYKLTMIPSGIFYTDKACVIGNGMVINPKALIEEINYIHDNDFTTKNLSISERAHIILPYHMVLDALEEESKGPNKIGTTGKGIGPCYMDKSARIGIRMVDLLDAEDFELKLRHLVKEKNRVIEQVYGGQPVDVEEILQDYLGYAEILRPYVRDTSVVLNEYIDEDKKVLFEGAQGVMLDLDQGTYPFVTSSNPSAGGVCIGSGVGPARIQQVIGVAKAYTTRVGDGPFPTELHDAIGDQIRETGHEYGTVTGRPRRVGWFDSVVVRHARRVSGITGLSLNSLDVMTGLETVKICTGYKFRGEVITHYPASLKMLAECEAVYEEMPGWSEDITGAKKLEDLPVNTQNYVKRVSELTGIPIAIFSVGRNREQTNQVLPIYE, from the coding sequence AGTTGTAGTGGGAACGCAATGGGGAGACGAAGGTAAAGGTAAGATCACGGATTATTTGGCGGAGAGCGCTGATGTGGTGGCTCGTTATCAAGGTGGTAACAATGCGGGTCATACAATTCTAATTGATAACAAAAAATATAAACTGACGATGATTCCTTCAGGGATTTTCTACACGGATAAAGCGTGTGTTATTGGTAACGGTATGGTTATCAACCCGAAGGCACTCATCGAAGAAATTAACTATATTCATGACAATGATTTCACAACGAAGAACCTGTCCATCAGTGAGCGCGCACATATCATCCTGCCATATCACATGGTATTGGATGCACTCGAAGAAGAGAGCAAAGGCCCGAACAAAATCGGTACGACTGGCAAAGGAATTGGCCCATGTTACATGGACAAATCAGCTCGTATTGGTATTCGGATGGTTGACCTGCTGGATGCTGAAGATTTTGAACTGAAACTGCGTCATCTGGTCAAAGAAAAGAACCGCGTCATCGAGCAAGTCTACGGCGGCCAGCCTGTTGATGTGGAAGAGATTCTGCAAGATTACCTCGGATATGCTGAAATTCTGCGTCCTTACGTACGTGATACATCCGTTGTTCTAAACGAATATATTGATGAGGACAAAAAAGTACTGTTTGAAGGCGCACAAGGCGTTATGTTGGATCTTGATCAAGGAACTTATCCATTTGTTACATCATCCAATCCGTCCGCAGGCGGCGTATGTATCGGTTCTGGCGTAGGCCCGGCTCGTATCCAGCAAGTCATTGGGGTAGCAAAAGCCTACACAACTCGTGTAGGAGATGGCCCATTCCCTACGGAATTGCACGATGCAATCGGCGACCAAATCCGTGAGACTGGACATGAGTACGGTACGGTAACTGGACGTCCACGTCGTGTGGGTTGGTTCGATAGTGTTGTTGTTCGCCACGCGCGTCGTGTCAGCGGAATCACAGGTCTGTCCCTTAACTCTCTGGACGTAATGACAGGTCTGGAAACGGTGAAAATCTGTACCGGATACAAATTCCGCGGCGAGGTCATCACACACTATCCGGCAAGCCTCAAAATGCTGGCAGAATGTGAAGCGGTATACGAAGAGATGCCAGGCTGGAGCGAAGATATCACTGGAGCTAAGAAACTTGAAGACCTGCCAGTGAACACACAGAATTATGTAAAACGTGTTTCCGAACTGACAGGCATTCCAATTGCCATCTTCTCCGTTGGTCGTAACCGTGAGCAAACGAATCAAGTTCTGCCAATCTACGAATAA